A DNA window from Branchiostoma lanceolatum isolate klBraLanc5 chromosome 17, klBraLanc5.hap2, whole genome shotgun sequence contains the following coding sequences:
- the LOC136422404 gene encoding peptidyl-prolyl cis-trans isomerase NIMA-interacting 4-like, whose protein sequence is MPPKKGGKDGGKGGGKGGGGKGGKDGGGKGGKGKGGGAAAEAAGGDSKQAKGGTSVKVRHILCEKQSRALEAIEKLQAGMKFNEVATQYSEDKAKQGGDLGWMVRGSMVGPFQDAAFALQPSTTQKPVYTNPPIKTKHGYHIIMIEGKKM, encoded by the exons ATGCCTCCGAAGAAGGGCGGGAAAGATGGCGGGAAGGGCGGGGGGAAAGGTGGAGGAGGAAAGGGCGGGAAAGACGGCGGAGGAAAGGGCgggaaggggaaaggaggcgGGGCGGCCGCGGaag CCGCCGGTGGAGACAGTAAACAGGCGAAGGGAGGAACATCCGTGAAG GTGCGGCACATCCTGTGTGAGAAACAGTCGCGGGCGCTGGAGGCCATCGAGAAGCTGCAGGCCGGCATGAAGTTTAACGAGGTCGCCACTCAGTACAGCGAGGACAAGGCCAAACAGGGG GGTGACCTCGGTTGGATGGTCCGGGGGTCGATGGTGGGGCCGTTCCAGGACGCGGCGTTCGCACTCCAGCCCAGCACGACGCAGAAACCCGTCTACACCAACCCACCAATCAAGACAAAGCACGGCTACCATATCATCATGATCGAGGGGAAGAAAATGTGA